The genomic stretch TGTGTCAGTCAGACCGCTTATCGAAAGTGCGCGGAATGTCACGATGAGTTAACCTGTGGTATCAGAATGGTCATGAAAGAGGTACGAGATTCTACGGCAAAGATATTGGATCGGATTAGCATGTCGGAAGTACTAAGAAATGTAAAAACTTTAGAACGACTGACTCATTTTAAGACAGTCTGACATGGCCAGATCTATTTTTTTAATGATTAGTCTATTTACTCCATAGACTTAAGAGGGAATAAGAAAATTCTCCGAAAGGAATGATGCGAATGTTACCTCAAAAAATATTCAAATTTATCCTGTCTTCTTTGATGATGTTGGTGCTGTTTCATCCCTATCAAGTCCAAGCGGCAACCACGTTGTTAAACGTCTCCTATGATCCGACGAGAGAGTTGTACCAGGAATACAATGCGGCATTTGTAAAGTACTGGGAGGGAAAGACCAGGGAGAAGATTGTGATCAATCAATCGCATGGTGGTTCAGGGAAACAGGCCCGGGCGGTCATTGACGGGCTGGAGGCGGACGTGGTGACGCTGGCATTGGCCTATGATATCGATGAAATCTCGGAAAGAGGACAGTTGCTGCCCAAGAATTGGCAGTCACGCCTTCCTCACCAGAGTTCGCCTTACACCTCGACGATTGTCTTTCTTGTTCGAAAGGGTAACCCGAAGGGGATCAAAGATTGGCCCGATCTGATCAAGCCGGGTGTCGGCATTATCCCGGCCAACCCTAAAACCTCAGGGGGTGCCCGCTGGACTTACCTGGCGGCCTACGGATATGCGTTGAAAGCCAACAATGGGGATGACGCCAAGGCCCGGGCCTATATCAGTGCTTTTTACAAGAATGTTCCTGTCCTTGATTCAGGGGCAAGAGGCGCAACAACCACCTTTGTCGAGCGCGGGATCGGCGATGTTCTGGTCGGCTGGGAAAATGAGGCACTCCTTGCCTTGAAAGAACTGGGCAATCAAAAGGTAGAAATCGTGGTTCCCTCCATCAGTATCCTTGCCCAGCCACCGGTTGCCCTGGTTGACAAAACAGTTGATAAACATAAGAGCCGTCCGGTAGCAGAAGCTTATTTGAACTATCTTTATAGTGAAGAAGGCCAGGAAATCGCCGGAAAAAACTTCTATCGTCCTGTAGATCCCAAAATTGCCGGGCGATATGCGAAGCAGTATCCCAAGTTGACTCTTTTTACGATTGACGATACTTTCGGGGGATGGCAAAAGGCTCAGAAACTTCATTTTTCTGATGGGGGAATTTTCGATCAAATTTATCAACCCGCA from Nitrospirota bacterium encodes the following:
- a CDS encoding sulfate ABC transporter substrate-binding protein — protein: MLPQKIFKFILSSLMMLVLFHPYQVQAATTLLNVSYDPTRELYQEYNAAFVKYWEGKTREKIVINQSHGGSGKQARAVIDGLEADVVTLALAYDIDEISERGQLLPKNWQSRLPHQSSPYTSTIVFLVRKGNPKGIKDWPDLIKPGVGIIPANPKTSGGARWTYLAAYGYALKANNGDDAKARAYISAFYKNVPVLDSGARGATTTFVERGIGDVLVGWENEALLALKELGNQKVEIVVPSISILAQPPVALVDKTVDKHKSRPVAEAYLNYLYSEEGQEIAGKNFYRPVDPKIAGRYAKQYPKLTLFTIDDTFGGWQKAQKLHFSDGGIFDQIYQPASK